In the Paramormyrops kingsleyae isolate MSU_618 chromosome 6, PKINGS_0.4, whole genome shotgun sequence genome, one interval contains:
- the ankfy1 gene encoding rabankyrin-5 isoform X3 → MSAQLLYKMIKSKTEFPLHKAIKVEREDVVFLYLIEMDSQLPGKLNELDNNGDLALDLALSRKLESIATTLVNNKADVDMVDQSGWSLLHKAIQRGDEFASTFLIRHSAKVNAATKGAVETPLHLVCSFSPKKHAAEVMAGIARITEALLRTGANPNMQNSKGRTPLHEAIASGNESVFNQLLQCRQLDLELKDHEGSTALWLALQYITMASDASVNPFEDDAPVLNGTSFDENSFAARLIQRSSDPDAPDAATGNCLLQRAAAAGREAAALFLATHGAKVNHSNKWGETPLHTACRHGLAGLTAELLQQGANPNLQTVSAPPTDERGHTGAVWLQSPLHMAIVHNHPDVVSVILEQKANALHATNNLQIIPDFSLKDSMDQTVLGLALWTGMHTIAAQLLGSGAAINDTMSSGQTLLHMAIQRQDSKSALFLLEHQADINVRTQDGKTALQLAISNQLPLVVDAICTRGADMSVVDEKGNPPLWLALESGLEDIASTLVRHGCDATFWNSGPGGCQQTLLHRAVDENNEGVACFLVRSGCDVNSPRRPGPNGEGDEEARDGQTPLHLASSWGLEEVVQCLLEFGANVNAQDAEGRAPIHVAISNQHSVIIQLLISHPDIRLNVRDRQGMTPFACAMTHKNNKAAEAILKRESGAAEQVDNKGRNFLHVAVQNSDIESVLFLISVQANVNSRVQDAAKLTPLHLAVQAGSEIIVRNLLLAGAKVNELTKHRQTALHLAAQQDLPTICSVLLENSVDFSAVDENGNNALHIAVMHGRLNNVRTLLTESTVDAEAFNLRGQSPMHVLGHYGKENAAAIFELFLECMPEYPLDKPDNEGNTVLLLAYMKGNANLCRAIVRSGARLGVNNNQGVNIFNYQVATKQLLFRLLDMLSKEPPWCDGSNCYECIAKFGVTTRKHHCRHCGRLLCHKCSLKEIPIIKFDLNKPVRVCNICFDVLTLGGVS, encoded by the exons CTGCCCGGGAAGCTGAACGAGCTGGACAACAATGGTGACCTGGCCCTGGACCTGGCTCTGTCGCGCAAGCTGGAGAGCATCGCCACCACGCTGGTGAACAACAAGGCCGACGTGGACATGGTGGATCAGAGTGGTTGGAGCCTGCTGCATAAGGCCATCCAGAGAG GTGACGAGTTTGCGTCAACGTTCCTGATCCGCCACTCGGCCAAAGTGAACGCGGCCACCAAGGGCGCCGTGGAGACGCCGCTGCACCTCGTCTGCTCCTTCAGCCCCAAGAAGCACGCGGCGGAGGTGATGGCTGGCATCGCGCGCATCACGGAGGCCCTGCTCAGGACTGGCGCCAACCCCAACATGCAGAACAGCAAAGGCAG GACCCCCCTGCACGAGGCGATAGCTTCTGGGAATGAGTCCGTCTTCAACCAGCTCCTACAGTGCAGGCA GCTGGACCTGGAGCTGAAGGACCACGAGGGCAGCACAGCTCTGTGGCTGGCCCTGCAGTATATCACCATGGCCTCAGACGCGTCGGTCAACCCCTTCGAGGACGACGCACCCGTGCTCAATGGGACATCCTTCGACGAGAACAGTTTTGCTGCCAGGCTCATCCAGCGGAGCAGTGACCCGGATGCACCTGATGCAGCCACAG GGAACTGCCTGCTTcagagagcagcagcagcaggccgTGAGGCAGCTGCCCTCTTCCTGGCCACTCATGGGGCAAAGGTCAACCATTCCAATAAATGG ggtGAGACCCCACTCCACACAGCCTGCCGCCATGGCCTGGCTGGGCTGACGGCGGAACTGCTTCAGCAAGGGGCTAACCCCAACCTGCAGACAGTGAGTGCGCCCCCTACTGACGAGAGGGGCCACACCGGGGCCGTGTGGCTGCAGAGCCCCCTGCACATGGCCATCGTCCACAACCACCCCGATGTGGTGTCTGTCATTCTGGAACAGAAAG CTAACGCTCTCCACGCCACCAACAACCTGCAGATCATCCCGGACTTCAGCCTCAAGGACTCCATGGACCAGACGGTCCTCGGGCTGGCGCTGTGGACAG GCATGCACACGATAGCCGCCCAACTCCTGGGCTCCGGAGCTGCCATCAACGACACCATGTCCAGCGGGCAGACCCTCCTGCACATGGCCATCCAGAGACAGGACAGCAAGAGCGCCCTCTTCCTACTGGAGCACCAGGCCGACATTAATGTCAG GACCCAGGATGGCAAGACAGCTCTGCAGCTGGCCATCAGCAACCAGCTCCCCCTTGTGGTGGACGCCATATGTACGCGAGGTGCAGACATGTCTGTAGTGGATGAGAAGGGGAACCCCCCACTGTGGCTGGCCTTGGAGAGCGGCCTGGAGGACATCGCCTCCACTCTG GTTAGACATGGCTGCGACGCCACCTTCTGGAACTCCGGGCCGGGAGGCTGCCAGCAGACACTACTGCACCGCGCCGTGGATGAGAACAACGAGGGCGTGGCCTGCTTCCTCGTGCGCAG TGGCTGCGACGTGAACAGCCCCCGGCGGCCGGGTCCCAATGGAGAAGGGGATGAGGAGGCACGGGACGGACAGACACCCCTGCACCTGGCCAGCAGCTGGGGCCTGGAGGAGGTGGTGCAGTGCCTCCTGGAGTTCGGGGCCAACGTCAACGCGCAG GATGCTGAGGGTAGGGCCCCCATCCATGTGGCCATCAGCAACCAGCACAGCGTCATCATACAGCTGCTTATTTCACACCCGGATATTCGGCTGAACGTGCGGGATCGGCAGGGCATGACACCCTTCGCCTGCGCGATGACGCACAAGAATAACAAGGCGGCCGAGGCCATCCTGAAGAGGGAGTCTGGAGCGGCTGAGCAG GTGGACAACAAAGGGCGTAACTTCCTGCACGTGGCGGTGCAGAACTCAGACATCGAGAGCGTGCTCTTCCTCATCAGTGTGCAGGCCAACGTGAACTCAAGGGTGCAGGATGCTGCCAAGCTCACGCCCCTCCACTTGGCCGTGCAGGCAGGCTCCGAGATCATTGTCCGCAACCTG CTCCTGGCCGGGGCCAAAGTGAACGAGCTGACCAAGCACAGGCAGACCGCCCTGCACCTGGCTGCCCAGCAGGACCTGCCCACCATCTGCTCTGTGCTGCTGGAGAACAGTGTAGATTTCTCAGCTGTGGATGAGAATGGCAACAACG CCCTTCATATCGCCGTGATGCACGGACGTCTGAACAACGTGCGAACCTTGCTCACGGAGTCCACTGTAGATGCGGAGGCCTTCAACCTCAG GGGTCAGTCACCAATGCACGTCCTGGGGCATTATGGGAAGGAGAATGCCGCCGCCATCTTTGAGCTCTTCCTCGAGTGCATGCCAGAGTATCCATTGGACAAGCCCGACAACGAAGGGAACACCG TGCTTCTGCTGGCATACATGAAAGGAAATGCCAACCTGTGCCGGGCCATCGTGAGGTCCGGTGCCCGCCTAGGAGTCAATAACAATCAGGGCGTCAACATCTTCAACTACCAGGTGGCCACCAAGCAGCTGCTCTTCCGGCTCCTCG ACATGTTGTCTAAGGAGCCACCATGGTGTGACGGCTCTAACTGTTATGAATGCATAGCGAAGTTTGGCGTCACCACAAGGAAACATCACTG CCGTCACTGTGGCCGCCTGCTGTGTCACAAGTGTTCCTTGAAGGAGATCCCCATCATCAAGTTCGACTTGAATAAGCCCGTGCGGGTGTGCAACATCTGCTTCGATGTGCTGACACTGGGTGGGGTGTCCTAA